Proteins co-encoded in one Sander vitreus isolate 19-12246 chromosome 9, sanVit1, whole genome shotgun sequence genomic window:
- the rgmd gene encoding RGM domain family, member D has protein sequence MGRSGPLITAKRQLWDCVTLTMVLLSLLFRPAHCQQCRIQRCNAEYVASTSPSSGLQEDVALDVDYCIALRAYALCTRRQARSCRGDLVYHSAVFRIKELFSQHNCSSEGPTSSAKVPSTSRPAVSELCDYENRVLMSGSAGQQKKYAHCGLFGDPHLRTFRDEFQTCKVEGAWPLIDNRFLSVQVTNVPVVLGSSATATSKITVIFKSFHGCTDQKVYQATTEDLPLAFQDGTRSGGESGSLTIAERGGSGVGRQVKIQARYIGTSIIVRRVGSYLTFAIRMPEDTLDFSEDNGGLQLCLHGCPRNELIKEHTLGRQSQQPRLQGTNTELGPLRPPHQVYTVERATAKCRETLQVEDVYFQSCVFDLLTTGDPEFSMAAYGALEDLKALPPSKLKQNSPRTPRLYNRGVSHTTAAAATNSLLSLLLLILLLL, from the exons ATGGGGAGAAGCGGACCACTAATCACGGCTAAACGGCAGCTTTGGGACTGTGTAACGTTGACAATGGTTTTACTTTCGCTGCTGTTTCGACCAG ctCACTGCCAGCAGTGTCGAATCCAGCGCTGCAATGCAGAGTATGTGGCTTCTACCTCCCCCTCTAGTGGTCTGCAGGAGGACGTGGCTCTGGATGTAGACTACTGCATCGCCTTGCGGGCCTATGCCCTGTGCACTAGGCGGCAGGCGCGCAGCTGTAGGGGGGACCTGGTCTACCACTCGGCCGTCTTCCGCATTAAGGAGTTATTCTCTCAGCATAACTGCTCCAGCGAAGGGCCCACCTCCTCCGCCAAGGTCCCCAGCACATCTCGTCCAGCTGTGTCAGAGCTGTGCGACTACGAGAATCGGGTCCTCATGTCGGGCTCTGCCGGTCAGCAGAAGAAATATGCCCACTGTGGATTATTCGGAGACCCACACCTACGGACTTTCCGCGACGAGTTTCAGACCTGCAAGGTGGAAGGGGCGTGGCCTCTGATTGACAACCGCTTCCTGTCGGTGCAGGTGACCAACGTGCCTGTTGTCCTTGGCTCCAGCGCCACGGCAACCAGCAAG ATCACTGTGATCTTCAAGTCCTTCCACGGCTGCACAGATCAGAAGGTGTACCAGGCCACCACAGAGGATCTGCCGTTGGCCTTTCAGGATGGGACTCGCAGTGGCGGCGAGAGCGGCAGCCTGACCATCGCGGAGCGCGGCGGCTCCGGAGTGGGCCGGCAGGTGAAGATACAGGCCCGTTACATCGGCACTTCCATCATTGTTCGGCGTGTGGGCAGCTACCTGACCTTTGCCATCCGCATGCCAGAGGACACCCTGGACTTTTCGGAGGACAATGGCGGTCTGCAGCTCTGCCTGCACGGCTGCCCGCGCAACGAGCTCATCAAAGAGCACACGCTGGGTCGTCAGAGCCAGCAGCCCCGGCTGCAGGGCACCAACACAGAGCTGGGGCCTCTGCGGCCTCCTCACCAGGTCTACACAGTGGAGCGCGCCACGGCCAAGTGTAGAGAGACTCTGCAGGTGGAGGACGTGTACTTTCAGTCCTGTGTGTTTGACTTGCTGACCACAGGAGACCCTGAGTTCTCCATGGCGGCCTACGGCGCTCTGGAGGATTTAAAGGCGCTGCCGCCCAGTAAACTGAAGCAGAATTCCCCGAGGACTCCTCGTCTTTACAACCGAGGAGTGTCACACACGACGGCTGCAGCAGCAACCAACTCCCTGCTCTCACTCCTACTCCTCATTCTGCTGCTTttgtaa